From a single Fusarium fujikuroi IMI 58289 draft genome, chromosome FFUJ_chr03 genomic region:
- a CDS encoding related to hexose transporter protein translates to MTAPASTSLFKNPSLLRLYLLLIPGSLIVSGAMGYDSSLMNGIQGVDRWQNYFNHPQGSLLGIMNAILPLGAVFGTIPAAWISDHHGRRWAMAVGDVIVILSTIIQTASINTPMYMASRFLIGLGITIASSSAPMLAAELAHPESRTTLTSMYNTLWYLGSIIAAWTTYGTYRINSEWSWRLPTALQALPAIINLIGLWFLPESPRWLVGQDRHDEARDILIKYHANGDQDSAFVAAEFEEIRTALQLELAGSRSWKELVQTKANRHRTFLVICCAFFPQWSGNGLVSYYIAPVLRSIGINSQEDITLINGILQIWNMIVAMTGANLVNRVGRRPLFVVATSCMLAGMVAWTITGSVFARTKSEATGAGILTCVIFFASSYNICWNPLAVAYPVEILSFNIRAKGIALLMGSIKGASFFNQFVNPIGLKNLGWKYYIVYCVWLCIVLITVLFMFPETKNRSLEEISEVFEKHSEGAPEKQVEATDIECIEHRRNEKD, encoded by the exons ATGACCgctccagcttcaacttcGCTCTTCAAGAACCCTAGCCTTCTGAGGCTatatctccttctcattccTGGCTCTCTGATTGTCAGTGGTGCAATGGGATATGACTCAAGTCTCATGAATGGCATTCAGGGGGTTGATCGATGGCAGAATT ACTTCAACCATCCCCAAGGCTCTCTTCTTGGTATTATGAATGCTATTCTTCCTCTCGGCGCCGTATTCGGAACAATCCCCGCCGCTTGGATATCTGACCATCATGGAAGACGATGGGCCATGGCTGTCGGCGATGTCATTGTTATTCTTTCGACCATCATTCAGACCGCGAGCATCAACA CGCCCATGTATATGGCTTCACGATTCTTGATCGGTCTCGGAATCACCATCGCGTCTAGTTCTGCTCCCATGCTCGCCGCCGAACTGGCCCATCCCGAATCGCGAACGACCTTAACATCGATGTATAACACGCTCTGGTACTTGGGA TCTATCATCGCAGCATGGACGACATACGGCACTTATCGCATCAACTCAGAATGGTCTTGGAGACTCCCTACAGCTCTTCAAGCGCTCcccgccatcatcaacctcatagGACTCTGGTTTCTCCCCGAAAGTCCTCGATGGCTGGTAGGTCAAGACCGCCATGACGAGGCCCGTGATATTCTGATCAAGTACCATGCCAATGGTGACCAAGACTCTGCATTTGTTGCCGCTGAGTTTGAAGAGATTCGCACTGCCCTTCAACTTGAGCTGGCtggatcgaggtcctggaAGGAGTTGGTCCAGACCAAGGCTAATAGACATCGAACTTTCCTCGTTATTTGCTGTGCTTTCTTTCCCCAGTGGTCTGGCAATGGCTTGGTG TCTTACTATATTGCTCCCGTCCTTCGATCGATTGGTATCAACTCACAGGAAGATATCACTCTTATCAACGGTATCCTTCAGATCTGGAACATGATCGTGGCCATGACTGGTGCCAACCTCGTAAATCGAGTCGGTCGTCGCcctctcttcgtcgtcgcaaCTTCATGCATGCTAGCTGGCATGGTCGCGTGGACCATCACCGGCAGTGTCTTTGCAAGGACCAAGTCAGAGGCCACCGGTGCGGGAATTCTCACTtgcgtcatcttcttcgcttctTCGTACAACATCTGCTGGAACCCACTGGCTGTCGCATACCCCGTGGAGATCCTTTCCTTCAACATTCGCGCCAAGGGTATCGCACTTCTTATGGGATCCATCAAAGGAGCTAGTTTCTTCAACCAGTTCGTCAACCCGATTGGGCTGAAGAATCTTGGTTGGAAGTATTATATCGTGTACTGCGTTTGGCTTTGCATTGTTCTCATCACAGTCTTATTTATGTTTCCGGAGACCAAG AACCGATCCCTCGAAGAGATCTCTGAAGTGTTCGAGAAGCACTCGGAGGGCGCACCCGAGAAGCAGGTTGAGGCGACCGATATTGAGTGTATTGAACATCGGAGGAACGAGAAGGACTAA
- a CDS encoding related to fungal specific transcription factor: protein MPTKRLSDNMRRRCAAACESCKRRKERCDGNLPCRRCAIRQIASECRYSTPKRRPSTSPRQSVRTDPRDPPEPLADMLLNYSIDLPLEQTASQPEDSFLDIGAPFPDTYRAAENDHQGSMHFGDAANECFLQQIRQLVSRILGPCAFVEQPIQYHTNHDPSCPVSVSHPPPKPSSLHAKQLVRWGIQATSHLLGALDESEVKSQIDAWLQQDEDAATLSSAICYLILANGALTCPGDEDATAEAYYTYAKYLTNSKSGQGPNLSAILCHNLIAFYQINSGRRDAAYHSIGVACRLACAMGIHKVNQSQHMSHADSAFRERLWKALRLFDTFASGSLGRPICTYETRNTKAEKGYSSAIDMAAILEAVLREVYGPSKVSRHFITSMTQEHRSWASRMTSGLKTDGLECAEPAQGYESVSTLASSNMRQSYYWSIMLLTRPLLLDRAASRAMRGGTSDSSYRDVQGTATPSHPDTALVYASADSAVRVVRLLQSFLARDDLPKRLPFPVHSAFTAALTLGVATFADLDHVFPLLSNLATAGQLLQRLEKHDNIARYYFQVVQQLQSACEEYVEQRNNRIVEKQSHLVGELFGRLQEKPHPPKHKRGRMDSEWAGEIATAQEVQTPSASLSTVSLTEDSTLAVDLGNVGGDPHDLSLDLFQDSSLLDMSHIEDTSDVGSMVFSSLSWFQ from the coding sequence ATGCCTACCAAGAGGCTGAGTGATAACATGCGCCGTCGCTGTGCCGCAGCATGCGAGAGCTGCAAACGCCGAAAAGAGCGATGCGATGGCAATTTGCCTTGCCGTCGATGCGCCATCCGACAGATCGCCTCAGAGTGTCGCTATTCAACCCCAAAACGTCGTCCATCCACCTCCCCACGCCAAAGTGTCAGGACAGACCCAAGAGACCCTCCAGAACCACTGGCAGACATGCTGCTGAACTACTCCATCGACCTACCACTTGAGCAGACGGCGAGCCAGCCTGAGGACTCATTTCTAGACATCGGCGCCCCATTCCCCGATACCTATCGGGCAGCGGAGAACGACCACCAAGGATCCATGCATTTCGGAGATGCCGCCAATGAATGCTTTCTTCAGCAGATCCGCCAGCTCGTTTCTCGAATACTGGGGCCGTGTGCCTTTGTCGAGCAGCCGATACAATATCATACCAACCATGATCCCTCGTGTCCAGTTTCCGTGTCCCATCCCCCACCAAAGCCCAGCTCTCTCCATGCGAAGCAACTGGTTCGTTGGGGTATACAGGCAACAAGTCACTTGCTGGGTGCTTTGGACGAATCAGAGGTTAAGTCGCAAATAGACGCCTGGCTGCAGCAAGACGAAGACGCTGCAACCCTCTCCTCTGCAATCTGCTACTTGATCCTCGCGAATGGCGCGCTAACCTGCCCGGGAGACGAAGATGCGACTGCGGAAGCGTATTACACATATGCGAAATATCTGACGAATTCGAAATCGGGCCAAGGTCCAAATCTCTCGGCGATCCTGTGTCACAACTTGATCGCTTTCTACCAGATAAACTCAGGGCGAAGAGACGCCGCCTATCACTCCATCGGGGTTGCGTGCCGACTTGCCTGCGCTATGGGCATCCATAAAGTGAACCAGTCGCAACACATGAGTCACGCTGATTCTGCTTTCCGTGAACGTCTCTGGAAAGCGCTGCGACTGTTTGATACTTTCGCCAGCGGTTCCTTGGGTCGACCAATCTGCACCTACGAGACTCGCAAcaccaaggccgagaagggCTATTCTTCCGCCATCGACATGGCCGCTATTCTCGAAGCTGTCTTGCGGGAGGTCTACGGGCCCTCCAAGGTTTCAAGACACTTCATCACAAGTATGACGCAGGAGCATCGCTCATGGGCATCTCGCATGACTTCAGGCCTGAAGACTGATGGGCTAGAGTGCGCGGAACCAGCACAAGGCTACGAGTCAGTATCAACACTGGCATCCTCTAATATGAGACAGTCATACTACTGGTCGATTATGCTGCTGACCCGgcctcttctccttgatcgaGCGGCGTCAAGAGCAATGCGTGGAGGTACCAGTGACAGCAGCTATCGAGACGTACAAGGGACGGCAACACCATCACATCCCGACACGGCTCTTGTGTATGCTTCAGCCGACTCTGCTGTACGTGTCGTTCGTTTGCTTCAGAGCTTTCTCGCAAGAGACGACTTACCCAAGCGGTTACCTTTCCCGGTCCACTCTGCTTTCACTGCTGCTCTGACCTTAGGTGTTGCTACCTTTGCAGATTTGGACCATGTTTTTCCCCTGTTATCGAATTTAGCCACTGCAGGCCAGTTGCTCCAGAGGCTTGAAAAGCATGATAATATCGCGAGGTACTACTTTCAGGTAGTGCAGCAGCTCCAATCTGCATGTGAAGAGTATGTGGAACAGCGGAATAACCGTATCGTTGAGAAACAGAGCCATTTAGTGGGCGAGCTTTTCGGACGTCTCCAAGAAAAGCCACATCCACCAAAACACAAACGTGGGAGGATGGACAGTGAATGGGCTGGTGAAATCGCTACGGCCCAGGAGGTGCAAACCCCATCAGCTTCTCTGTCTACGGTCTCTTTGACGGAAGATTCTACCCTAGCAGTTGACCTTGGTAATGTTGGTGGAGATCCCCACGATCTATCTTTGGACTTGTTTCAAGATTCGTCGTTACTCGACATGTCTCATATCGAAGATACCTCAGATGTAGGTAGTATGGTCTTCTCTAGCTTGAGCTGGTTTCAGTAG
- a CDS encoding related to trichodiene oxygenase cytochrome P450, translated as MDQPLAGILAHAQELLGHRDKNTFMIGFAVVSAVVYFLYAAIDRLYKLHFHPLAKFPGPKEASLSQNWLLRVSEQGNPEHVFKDLHENYNSRAIRIGPNELHIDDVKLYKDIYNQSSTYIKHDAFYAGFNTPHSVFAEHIPSLHKERRRRLNPFFSRRAIGQLEGLLKEKIEELGRRIDGQEGPYNIFNAVRCTTVDIISHYSLGKPLGQLEKSDQGFNGDFLKTFDALSKVLWKFMYKPTFRKIMTSFPPRIAKTASKEIRLMFTIYDACYAAASNFKRNPPQSSYGTIFSSLSDLGEQEMGAEACDLLVAGSDTTAYSLAVAISQIAKNSRVSRRLVEALDARAINTESLPPLVDLEQIEYLNASVREAVRFAIAAPGRLPRVVPSNGPPLVVDGQVVPPGSVIGMSAYTMNFSKELWGEDADTFNPDRWLGAGGKALDANMCSFSKGIRSCLGQNLAYAEMHYILAYLFKKYEVRLVDKEAKVEALDRFTSYVSSHAVMVDLGLREA; from the exons ATGGATCAGCCACTGGCCGGCATCCTTGCCCATGcacaagagcttcttggccatcgaGATAAAAACACCTTTATGATTGGCTTTGCAGTAGTGTCTGCTGTTGTATACTTCTTGTACGCAGCTATTGACAGACTCTACAAACTTCACTTTCACCCGCTGGCCAAATTCCCCGGCCCCAAGGAAGCCTCCCTATCACAGAATTGGCTGCTTCGTGTTTCTGAGCAAGGAAATCCTGAACATGTATTCAAAGATTTACATGAGAATTACA ATTCGAGAGCGATCCGAATCGGCCCTAACGAACTACACATCGACGATGTCAAACTGTACAAGGATATATACAACCAAAGTTCAACTTACATCAAACACGACGCATTCTATGCCGGCTTCAATACTCCGCACAGTGTCTTTGCCGAACATATTCCCAGTCTTCACAAGGAGCGACGACGTCGTCTGAACCCATTCTTTTCCCGCCGCGCTATTGGGCAGCTAGAAGGTttgctcaaggagaagattgaagagcTCGGAAGACGCATCgatggtcaagaaggcccttacaacatcttcaacgctgTACGATGCACCACTGTCGATATTATTTCTCACTACAGTCTTGGAAAGCCGCTTGGACAGCTTGAGAAGAGCGATCAGGGGTTCAATGGGGACTTCCTCAAGACATTCGACGCCCTTTCCAAGGTCCTTTGGAAGTTCATGTACAAGCCGACTTTTCGAAAGATCATGACCAGTTTCCCCCCGAGAATCGCTAAGACTGCGAGCAAAGAGATTCGCCTCATGTTCACGATCTATGATGCGTGCTATGCGGCTGCGAGCAACTTTAAAAGAAATCCACCACAGTCTTCTTATGGCACTATCTTTTCTAGCCTCTCGGATCTTGGTGAACAAGAGATGGGAGCTGAAGCATGCGACCTCCTTGTAGCAGGATCTGATACCACAGCATATTCTCTAGCAGTAGCTATCAGTCAGATCGCTAAGAACAGCCGGGTCAGTAGGAGGCTTGTAGAAGCCTTGGATGCTCGTGCTATTAATACAGAGAGCTTGCCGCCCTTGGTGGACTTGGAACAGATTGAGTATCTCAATGCTTCAGTCCGTGAAGCAGTACGGTTTGCCATTGCTGCACCGGGGAGACTTCCGCGGGTTGTCCCCAGCAACGGGCCGCCTCTAGTCGTGGATGGCCAGGTCGTTCCTCCGGGTAGTGTCATTGGCATGTCAGCTTACACCATGAACTTCAGCAAGGAGCTCTGGGGCGAGGACGCCGATACGTTTAATCCTGATCGTTGGCTTGGTGCTGGAGGGAAGGCTCTTGATGCCAATATGTGTTCGTTCTCCAAAGGCATACGGAGTTGTCTCGGACAGAACTTGGCATATGCAGAGATGCACTACATTCTCGCATATTTGTTCAAGAAGTACGAGGTTAGGTTGGTGGATAAGGAGGCCAAGGTGGAAGCCCTTGATCGGTTTACGAGTTATGTCAGTAGTCACGCTGTTATGGTAGACTTGGGGCTACGTGAAGCTTAA
- a CDS encoding related to bifunctional 4-hydroxyphenylacetate degradation enzyme, translated as MSIQRLVRFVSKDDGKTYYGAADEALQFAKPFQEGSPFSPTTQISDNKHGIQKLLCPIGIDDARSVVCIGLNYTDHAQEAKMAIPKVPVVFFKPVTALTGPYDDLVLPRTSWEKGRLDYESELVIVIGRKASRVSKDDALDYVFGYTAGNDISNRAWQLEPHLGGGQWCYSKCFDSSAPIGPAIVSKDILGSAVGLGIRGTLKDTQVQNGNTNNMIFSVAEIVSFLSQGMTLLPGTLIFTGTPAGVGFGRTPQISMTEGDVTKVEIDGIGAIANKVVYEQ; from the exons ATGTCGATCCAACGCCTTGTTCGTTTTGTCTCGAAAGATGATGGCAAGACTTACTACGGCGCTGCAGATGAGGCACTCCAATTCGCCAAACCTTTTCAGGAGGGAAGCCCATTCTCACCTACGACTCAAATTAGCGACAACAAGCACGGCATTCAGAAGCTCTTGTGTCCCATTGGCATCGATGATGCCCGCTCCGTTGTTTGCATCGGCCTGAACTACACAGACCACGCTCAGGAGGCCAAGATGGCTATCCCAAAGGTGCCGGTTGTTTT CTTCAAGCCGGTGACTGCACTTACTGGCCCATATGACGACCTTGTCCTCCCTCGCACTTCATGGGAGAAGGGAAGACTCGACTACGAATCAGAATTA GTGATCGTGATTGGCCGTAAGGCCTCGCGGGTGTCCAAGGATGACGCACTAGACTATGTCTTCGGTTATACT GCTGGCAACGATATCTCCAACAGAGCATGGCAGCTTGAACCGCACTTGGGCGGAGGCCAATGGTGCTACTCGAAGTGTTTCGACTCTTCCGCACCTATAGGACCTGCAATCGTGTCAAAAGATATCCTCGGCTCTGCGGTCGGGCTTGGGATTCGCGGCACCCTCAAGGATACCCAGGTGCAGAACGGCAACACCAATAATATGATCTTCTCTGTAGCCGAGATCGTGTCATTCTTGAGCCAAGGCATGACGCTGCTTCCTG GGACCCTTATCTTCACTGGAACTCCCGCTGGTGTTGGCTTTGGAAGGACGCCTCAGATTAGTATGACGGAGGGCGATGTTACCAAGGTTGAGATAGATGGCATTGGTGCCATTGCAAACAAAGTTGTATATGAACAATAA
- a CDS encoding monooxygenase-like protein, with translation MDKPSNWVPMREGPSFQPRKLKVVCIGAGYAGLMLSYQYKHGDSPLDQFIDLKIYDKNDDVGGTWLVNKYPGVACDVPAHIYTFPFEPNPSWSQFYATGPEIWSYIKNTSDKYKLQEPVILNSEVISSVWDDGAGKWHLEIQHGQSREITHEEADLVINATGFLSKWTWPRIPGLERFKGKLAHTAAWDTSLDWSGKTVAIIGNGSSAVQVLPQMQPTAARIVNYARSPLWISSAFASEFTPEGKNFTYTDEEIQAFKDDKEMFFQLRHSIEHSFNKFFKVSIKDSPEQQAAFQLFKSKMEEALNHDPDLCARLIPTFQVGCRRLSPGENYLQALQQDNVTLQNEAIQEIVEGGIRSLTKTEEFDIIVCATGFDVSFVPGFKVVGQNGISLAEQWKDAPEAYFGVFAANMPNFFTINGPNTPLAHGSLLAVMSFTVDYIARWVRKISTQNIKSVQVRQDALDDFNVYTQELMKKTVWTGDCRSWFKKGKADGRVTAMYPGSVIHYKEILDEFRTEDFVFTYTGGNRFQFMGNGLTFREKNDGDLAWYMRR, from the exons ATGGATAAACCCAGCAATTGGGTGCCTATGCGGGAAGGCCCTTCTTTCCAGCCTCGCAAACTCAAGGTTGTTTGCATAGGTGCCGGGTATGCAGGGCTGATGCTCTCGTATCAGTACAAGCATGGAGACTCGCCCTTGGACCAGTTTATTGACCTAAAAATCTACGACAAAAATGATGACGTCGGAGGAACTTGGCTGGTCAATAAATATCCCGGGGTTGCATGCGATGTTCCCGCGCACATCTACACTTTCCCCTTTGAGCCGAATCCCTCTTGGAGTCAGTTTTATGCTACAGGCCCAGAGATATGGAGCTACATCAAGAACACGTCTGATAAGTATAAGCTTCAAGAGCCCGTTATACTCAACTCTGAAGTCATATCCTCTGTCTGGGACGACGGCGCTGGTAAGTGGCACTTGGAGATCCAGCATGGTCAAAGCCGTGAGATCACCCACGAGGAAGCAGACCTAGTCATCAACGCCACGGGCTTCCTCAGCAAATGGACCTGGCCCAGGATACCTGGGCTGGAAAGGTTCAAGGGGAAGCTGGCTCATACAGCTGCATGGGATACAAGCCTCGACTGGTCCGGCAAGACAGTGGCCATCATTGGCAACGGTTCTTCCGCTGTGCAAGTCCTTCCACAAATGCAACCTACCGCAGCCAGGATCGTCAACTATGCCCGAAGCCCGCTTTGGATCAGTAGCGCATTCGCATCCGAGTTTACCCCCGAGGGCAAGAACTTCACCTACACTGATGAGGAGATCCAAGCATTCAAGGATGATAAGGAGATGTTCTTCCAGCTCCGGCATAGTATTGAGCACTCCTTCAATAAGTTCTTCAAGGTTTCCATCAAGGACAGTCCAGAGCAGCAAGCCGCGTTTCAGCTATTCAAGtcaaagatggaagaggcaCTCAACCACGACCCCGACCTGTGTGCCAGGCTCATCCCGACATTCCAAGTTGGCTGTCGGCGATTGTCTCCCGGTGAGAACTATCTCCAGGCGCTACAACAAGACAACGTCACCCTCCAAAATGAAGCCATTCAGGAGATTGTTGAAGGTGGAATTCGCAGCCTCACAAAGACGGAAGAGTTTGATATCATTGTTTGCGCAACAGGGTTTGATGTCAGTTTTGTTCCGGGATTCAAAGTCGTGGGTCAGAACGGTATCTCGCTCGCTGAGCAGTGGAAGGATGCTCCAGAGGCGTACTTTGGGGTATTTGCGGCAAACATGCCCAACTTCTTTACTATCAATGGTCCAAACACACCTCTGGCGCACGGAAGCTTACTGGCTGTTATGTCGTTCACGGTAGACTACATCGCAAGATGGGTCCGGAAGATATCAACACAGAATATCAA GTCCGTCCAGGTTCGCCAGGATGCATTAGATGACTTCAATGTCTATACTCAAgagctgatgaagaagactgtTTGGACTGGTGACTGTCGGTCCTGGTTCAAGAAAGGAAAGGCCGACGGTAGGGTAACAGCTATGTACCCGGGCAGTGTGATCCACTACAAGGAAATCCTGGACGAGTTTAGAACCGAGGACTTCGTGTTTACGTACACTGGCGGGAACCGGTTCCAGTTTATGGGCAACGGCTTGACTTTTAGGGAAAAAAATGATGGGGACTTAGCATGGTATATGCGGAGATAG
- a CDS encoding related to beta-glucosidase, protein MRSIDRDLSSELSLEDTVNLLSGHDFWNTRTNQALGLGSLKFSDGPNGVRGEDWINGAPSTAIPCGTALGASFDVELATKLAGVLARECKRKGVHGLLAPTMNIHRYPLCGRNFESYSEDPLLSGLIAASFVKGLQAQGIATSPKHFLANEAENGRRWSDSVIEERALREIYLEPFRIVVEQADPWCIMTAYNSVNGSFCSESQSLLSILRDEWRYNGAVISDWFGTYSTTDAFNAGLDLEMPGPTKFREYKKVLEALKRGEIQNKQIKKSAARVVNLLRKTGRVGEPGFPPPLKAEEPDYLEDLESRSLIRQAAESSMVLLKNEGDTLPLVDRDTRLAVFGHHAIEPSLFGGGSASLKVPYASTPWEALQKTYRNATLGAGVAVNRLVPLPNESGLHIDSITLYWHNGDQPSPQQLFHSQELKDTLYMLVEHAPDGLQDRSDFCTSMNFELVAQKTGPYNLSLSGPGSAKCLLDNRIVLDVERDLNISTEDFLFDRSKLEVRRQEPVHLEAGRRYKFEVLSWSSKHKAQNVNREFFIQGCRLGLALASDDDIALARAEKLAETVDTALVVVGTGTEWESEGFDRVSMKLPRRQDELILRVAKACHGRTIVVVNVGSPIDTSSWIDEVDAVIYAWFPGMEFGNALARIISGDASPCARLPTTFWDTVEDYPAGNVESLMTSEKEIHYREGIYVGYRQPSLETYSPRFAFGHGLSYSVFSCSVKSPTNLTFDPIQAAVKVILEVQNTGAVAASETILLFIEASEPTTPRPRVELRTFAKTAILEPGASQDLEFCLTAQGFSYWDVQDHLWRVDAGNYRFRMAGPRGVGDWKEINDVVVRVDEGFTIE, encoded by the exons ATGCGCTCTATTGATCGCGACCTCTCCTCCGAGCTGTCATTAGAGGATACCGTGAACCTCCTCTCAGGCCACGACTTCTGGAATACTCGCACCAATCAAGCCCTCGGCCTAGGATCACTCAAGTTCTCTGATGGCCCAAATGGCGTCAGAGGCGAAGACTGGATCAATGGAGCGCCATCTACAGCAATTCCGTGCGGGACAGCTCTAGGTGCCTCTTTTGATGTCGAATTGGCGACGAAGCTGGCTGGCGTTCTCGCGAGAGAGTGTAAGCGCAAAGGAGTGCATGGACTCCTGGCTCCAACCATGAACATCCATCGCTACCCCTTGT GTGGTCGAAACTTTGAGTCTTATAGCGAAGATCCTTTGCTCAGTGGCCTCATCGCTGCATCTTTCGTCAAGGGTCTTCAAGCCCAGGGCATTGCCACTAGCCCAAAGCATTTCCTAGCCAACGAGGCAGAGAACGGTCGACGATGGAGTGACAGCGTTATCGAAGAGCGAGCATTAAGGGAAATATATCTCGAACCGTTTAGAATTGTTGTTGAACAGGCCGATCCATGGTGCATCATGACTGC ATATAATTCTGTCAACGGCTCGTTCTGCTCCGAATCTCAGAGCCTTCTCTCCATCCTCCGCGACGAATGGCGATACAACGGTGCGGTCATTTCAGACTGGTTCGGAACCTACAGTACAACGGATGCCTTCAACGCTGGTCTCGACCTCGAGATGCCAGGCCCGACCAAGTTTCGAGAATACAAAAAGGTGTTGGAAGCTCTAAAGAGGGGAGAAATACAGAATAAACAGATCAAAAAATCAGCAGCGAGGGTCGTCAATCTTCTTCGAAAGACCGGTCGTGTTGGAGAACCTGGTTTCCCACCGCCACTGAAAGCCGAAGAACCAGACTATCTCGAGGATTTAGAGTCCAGGTCGTTGATACGACAGGCTGCTGAGTCAAGCATGGTCCTTCTGAAGAATGAAGGAGATACACTTCCACTTGTTGATCGAGATACCAGACTCGCTGTATTTGGACATCATGCGATCGAACCGTCTCTATTTGGAGGAGGATCTGCAAGTCTCAAGGTGCCATATGCATCAACTCCATGGGAAGCTCTCCAGAAGACCTATAGAAATGCGACACTTGGAGCTGGCGTCGCTGTCAACAGACTTGTGCCACTTCCGAACGAATCCGGCCTCCATATTGACAGCATCACGCTGTATTGGCACAACGGAGATCAACCCTCTCCACAACAGCTCTTCCACTCTCAAGAGTTGAAAGACACTTTGTACATGCTTGTTGAGCATGCGCCAGATGGTCTACAAGATCGCTCTGACTTTTGCACAAGTATGAACTTCGAGCTTGTCGCACAAAAGACGGGGCCATACAACCTTAGTCTGAGCGGCCCGGGTAGCGCAAAGTGCCTGTTGGACAACCGGATTGTTCTCGACGTTGAGCGAGATCTCAACATTTCTACCGAGGACTTCCTCTTTGATCGCTCAAAACTAGAAGTCCGTCGACAGGAACCGGTACATTTGGAAGCAGGTCGAAGGTACAAGTTTGAGGTTCTCAGCTGGTCTTCGAAGCACAAGGCTCAGAATGTGAACCGCGAGTTCTTCATCCAGGGTTGTCGACTTGGTCTTGCACTCGCTAGCGATGACGATATCGCTTTGGCTAGGGCAGAAAAGCTTGCAGAGACTGTTGACACTGCTCTAGTTGTGGTCGGCACTGGTACAGAATGGGAATCCGAGGGATTCGATCGTGTGAGCATGAAGCTCCCACGTCGACAAGATGAGCTCATCCTTCGTGTCGCCAAGGCATGCCACGGCCGGACAATCGTGGTTGTCAATGTCGGGTCACCCATTGACACGAGTTCTTGGATTGATGAAGTCGATGCCGTCATTTATGCGTGGTTTCCTGGTATGGAGTTCGGCAATGCGCTTGCTAGAATTATATCTGGAGACGCATCGCCGTGCGCGAGACTTCCAACTACGTTTTGGGACACAGTGGAAGATTATCCAGCTGGTAATGTTGAGAGTCTGATGACTTCTGAAAAGGAGATCCATTATCGCGAGGGCATCTACGTCGGGTACCGTCAACCGTCACTTGAGACGTACAGCCCGCGATTCGCCTTTGGCCATGGCTTGTCATACAGCGTATTCAGTTGTTCTGTCAAAAGCCCTACCAACTTGACGTTTGATCCCATTCAGGCAGCAGTCAAAGTAATTCTTGAAGTTCAGAATACTGGCGCTGTGGCTGCGAGTGAAAccattctcctcttcattgaAGCTTCGGAGCCAACGACACCGAGACCGAGGGTAGAGCTACGAACATTTGCAAAGACTGCGATTCTGGAGCCGGGAGCTTCGCAAGATCTGGAATTCTGTTTAACAGCTCAGGGCTTCTCGTATTGGGATGTCCAAGATCACCTTTGGCGTGTTGACGCGGGAAATTATAGGTTTCGTATGGCTGGACCGCGTGGAGTCGGGGACTGGAAGGAAATTaatgatgttgttgtcagAGTTGATGAAGGATTTACCATAGAGTAG